A segment of the Acidimicrobiia bacterium genome:
GAAACCCGGTCCGCCGGCTTCGCCGAACTGCCATGAGGCTCGCTGGTTGGCGTGATCGACGAACGCCTTCATTTCCTCGTCGCTCATCCGATAGCCGAAGGGATGCCCCGCGTTCGCAACCACGGCCTTGAGCTTGGTGGGAGCTACCCCGGCGAGTTGCATGACCGAGTACCCGCCTCGAGAGATGCCGAACGCGCCAAGCCGGTCGGCATCTACTTCAGGCCGTGCCGCCAGCCAGTCCAGCGCAGCTTCCCAGGCCGACACCGATTCCGGTGCCCACGGGAAGGGGTTCTCGCCCGTACCGGGCGCGTCCATGACCAGGGAGGCCATGCCCTCGCTGAGGGCCATCTCACCCGCCCACCCGCGATCCTCCTTGAACACATCCGCTCCGCACATGATCAAGACTGCCGGCACCGGGTGGTCGACGGAGGCATGCGAGGGAGCCCGGAAATGAGACCGGATCGCCTCGCCCCGGTGAGGCACTTCGACAACCTCCAGGGGTGGATCCAGATGAGCGCAGGCCTTGCGATAGGAACGGGCGCAGTCGTCGCTGATAGCTCGCTTCACCTCGGTGATCTCAGCCGGAAAACGGCCGATGGCGAAGTAGGTCTTCGCCTGCAGGTATTCGCGCCGAGCGCCTTCGTAGTCGCCGAGAGCCTCGAGGCGATCGCCTTCCGCCTCGTGGGCCAGTCCCACCTCACGCCAAACCGGCACCCAGAGATCCTGGGTAGTACCTTCGAGCTTCGCCACCGTCGACTGCAGTTCCCCGAGATCATCGATCATCGAGAGCCAGCGGCGGTAGAAGCCGCCATGCTGTACGACGAAGGGGTCTTCTGATGGGGCAAAGCCGAGCTCGCTGGTCATGGCGGGGTGATCCTCCGGGTCGCGTGATCCGATCAGAGAGCGTAGCGCGACAAACGATTGCAGAAGCCGGAAAGGCCTTGTTTTCTGAGCCAACTGCCGGGTTCGGAGTGCGGCGCGGCGGGCCGGCTCGGCGCACCTGCCGGTCCGGAGTATTCTCGCCGGGCAGCTTCGGTGACCCGACGGTAGGGGAGTACCGGCCGCTTCCGGGGTCTACCCGACGTCCGGATCCGGGAGCATGTACTCCTCACGAATCACTCTGATCAACTCGTGATACGAAGCGATGAAGCCGCGCAGCGTCCGTACCGTAGCCCCATAGGTGTCGAACTCGGTCACCGTCATTCCATCGGGTTCGTAGGCCCGGCGGAAATCGGGAATCCGGCTGCTCAGTTCTGCAACGATTTCGGGGGCCACCGGGGTATCCATCCGTTCGCGCACTTCGATCTGTGAGGCGTTGAACAGCTTCTGCCATTCCGACGGGATGGTGAGGATCGCGTCGGCTCCGATCAACTCCGACCAGTGGAGGTGGTGCCGGTAGGCGGCGGCCAGCAGCCGGGTCCGGAACCCCCGTTGCCGGAAGATCTCGTATGCCCTCTTGAAGACCGCCACCCCTGCCCACGGAAGATCGGCAGGGTTCACGACGATGCCGTCCCGCTTGGTGACGACCTGCATCCAGTCGTCGGTTCGTCCCACCATGATCGTGCATACCGGAGTCATTTCGGCAGCCGGCAATCCCTCCGCCTCGCGACGGGCCAGGCCGCGG
Coding sequences within it:
- a CDS encoding alpha/beta fold hydrolase; its protein translation is MTSELGFAPSEDPFVVQHGGFYRRWLSMIDDLGELQSTVAKLEGTTQDLWVPVWREVGLAHEAEGDRLEALGDYEGARREYLQAKTYFAIGRFPAEITEVKRAISDDCARSYRKACAHLDPPLEVVEVPHRGEAIRSHFRAPSHASVDHPVPAVLIMCGADVFKEDRGWAGEMALSEGMASLVMDAPGTGENPFPWAPESVSAWEAALDWLAARPEVDADRLGAFGISRGGYSVMQLAGVAPTKLKAVVANAGHPFGYRMSDEEMKAFVDHANQRASWQFGEAGGPGFFPSTSPEDEMEKFSRWALSEQGILENITMPVLMINGKHDHLAPIGNIYFMFEHGPVTGKEARIYADAGHCAFKYFDDWAPATFKWLAEKLGVTERSN
- a CDS encoding transaldolase family protein; the protein is MTLPTGFKSPLHQTVSTTKTDFWNDSCSVAELTYAIEHGAVGATSNPTIVEQVLRLERNLWDDRIYRVIEDNPSWTDEEVMWKIFEEIAVKGAELLLPVFEREQGRKGRLSIQTNPANYRNVDRMVEQAVRFSSLAPNMQVKLPVTSRGIVAIEEATYRGVNINATVSFTVAQAIAVGEAVDRGLARREAEGLPAAEMTPVCTIMVGRTDDWMQVVTKRDGIVVNPADLPWAGVAVFKRAYEIFRQRGFRTRLLAAAYRHHLHWSELIGADAILTIPSEWQKLFNASQIEVRERMDTPVAPEIVAELSSRIPDFRRAYEPDGMTVTEFDTYGATVRTLRGFIASYHELIRVIREEYMLPDPDVG